CCGCAAAAGATAAACATGGCTTTTCTATTATATCATAGTTTAACTATCCAGCCAACCTTTTCTTTAAAATTTTGTGATTATCTTGTGATAATGTCACCTTGTAAAGTATTTTGATAAAATGTCACTATGAGAAACGAGGTGCGTTATCTAATGACACAAAAACAACTAAATAGGTACAAGGTAATTTCTTCCTTAATTGATGGGAAACTATCAATCAGTGAAGCAGCTATGAGCTTAGGTCTAAGTGAACGCCAGATTAAGCGCCTTAAAAAAGGAGTGATGGAACAAGGGCCGGCGTTCCTTATCCATAAAAATACAGGTCGTAAGCCGCAGCATGCGCTCACTGACGAGCTTAAAAG
Above is a window of Carboxydocella sporoproducens DSM 16521 DNA encoding:
- a CDS encoding helix-turn-helix domain-containing protein, with amino-acid sequence MTQKQLNRYKVISSLIDGKLSISEAAMSLGLSERQIKRLKKGVMEQGPAFLIHKNTGRKPQHALTDELK